One Actinomycetes bacterium genomic region harbors:
- the uraD gene encoding 2-oxo-4-hydroxy-4-carboxy-5-ureidoimidazoline decarboxylase — MTEGRTTEQRQLRWFNQLTDQEAVGALLGVCHSTRWAEQVAGRRPFPSVEILQAVADEVWTSLTPDDWLEALDAHPRIGERGGASAAWSRREQAGVGQASNDVRAAIDRGNRAYEERFGHVFLISAAGRSAEEILANLRDRMDNDPGTEVRVAAEEQRRITRLRIERLMQE; from the coding sequence ATGACCGAGGGCAGGACCACCGAGCAGCGGCAGCTGCGCTGGTTCAACCAGCTCACCGACCAAGAGGCGGTCGGCGCGCTGCTGGGTGTCTGCCACTCCACGAGATGGGCCGAGCAAGTGGCGGGGCGGCGGCCATTTCCGTCCGTGGAGATCTTGCAGGCCGTCGCGGACGAGGTCTGGACGAGCCTCACGCCCGACGACTGGCTGGAAGCCCTCGACGCCCACCCGCGCATCGGCGAGCGCGGTGGAGCATCGGCAGCGTGGTCCCGCCGCGAGCAGGCAGGGGTCGGCCAGGCCAGCAACGACGTCCGGGCCGCGATCGACCGGGGCAACCGTGCCTACGAGGAGCGCTTCGGCCACGTGTTCCTCATCTCGGCCGCTGGCCGCAGCGCCGAGGAGATCCTGGCCAACCTCCGCGACCGGATGGACAACGACCCGGGGACAGAGGTTCGCGTCGCCGCGGAGGAACAGCGGCGGATCACCCGGTTGCGGATCGAGAGGCTGATGCAGGAATGA
- a CDS encoding TIM barrel protein produces the protein MTRYDVNLSILFTELPLLERPAAAAAAGFDAVELWWPFADPVPPDRDVDALVGALTDAGTRLVGLNFDAGDMAGGDRGLLSIPAWSARFRDNVDVALGIAERTGCQALNALYGNRVETATPQEQDELGIENLARAARAASRTGAVVLVEALNSYESPRYPLLSAADAIGVTERVQAAAGVDNVRFLCDLYHLGRMGEDLDKVITTCTDRIAHVQIADIPGRNQPGTGQLNFDHLLGLLADAGYTGYVGLEYKPTGASADSFDWLPHEQRPSSRKD, from the coding sequence ATGACCCGGTATGACGTCAACCTGTCGATCCTGTTCACCGAGCTGCCGCTGCTCGAGCGTCCCGCGGCCGCCGCCGCGGCCGGCTTCGACGCCGTCGAGCTGTGGTGGCCGTTCGCCGACCCGGTGCCGCCCGACCGGGACGTCGACGCGTTGGTCGGCGCCCTCACGGACGCCGGCACCCGGCTGGTCGGCCTGAACTTCGACGCCGGGGACATGGCCGGAGGAGACCGGGGCCTGCTCAGCATCCCTGCGTGGTCGGCCCGCTTCCGCGACAACGTCGACGTCGCCCTCGGGATTGCCGAGCGGACCGGCTGCCAGGCGCTCAACGCCCTGTACGGCAACCGGGTCGAGACAGCCACCCCGCAGGAGCAGGACGAGCTCGGCATCGAGAACCTCGCGCGCGCCGCTCGGGCAGCCAGCCGGACCGGCGCCGTCGTGCTGGTCGAGGCGCTCAACTCCTACGAGAGCCCGCGCTACCCGTTGCTGTCCGCCGCCGACGCGATCGGCGTGACCGAGCGGGTCCAGGCGGCCGCAGGCGTGGACAACGTCCGCTTCCTCTGCGACCTGTACCACCTCGGCCGGATGGGCGAGGACCTCGACAAGGTGATCACGACCTGCACCGACCGAATCGCCCACGTCCAGATCGCCGACATCCCCGGGCGCAACCAGCCCGGCACGGGCCAGCTGAACTTCGACCACCTCCTCGGGCTGCTCGCGGATGCCGGCTACACCGGTTACGTCGGCTTGGAGTACAAGCCGACCGGCGCGAGCGCGGACAGCTTCGACTGGCTCCCCCACGAGCAGCGACCGTCGAGCAGGAAGGACTGA
- a CDS encoding gamma-glutamylcyclotransferase, producing MAHLFLNGGGMRDGPVHHELQGAPLVAETRTAPRYRFYSVRDEFPALWPVEDGGVAVAGELYDVPLDVMREHLLPAEPAELELSVIQLEDGSSCLAFVLRADVHRLGRGLVDISGYGGWRAHQAASARTLTPGATDDPV from the coding sequence GTGGCCCACCTGTTCCTCAACGGCGGCGGCATGCGTGACGGCCCCGTGCATCACGAGCTCCAGGGCGCACCACTGGTGGCTGAGACGCGCACGGCTCCCCGGTACCGCTTCTACTCGGTGCGCGACGAGTTCCCGGCACTCTGGCCCGTCGAGGACGGCGGCGTCGCGGTGGCCGGCGAGCTGTACGACGTGCCCCTCGACGTCATGCGCGAGCACCTGCTTCCGGCCGAGCCGGCGGAGCTCGAGCTCAGCGTGATCCAGCTGGAGGACGGCTCCTCCTGTCTGGCGTTCGTCCTCCGTGCCGACGTCCACCGGCTCGGGCGGGGTCTGGTGGACATCTCCGGCTACGGCGGCTGGCGCGCGCACCAGGCGGCGAGCGCGCGGACCCTGACCCCGGGAGCGACCGATGACCCGGTATGA
- the uraH gene encoding hydroxyisourate hydrolase, with the protein MSAVTTHVLDTARGRPAAGMRVTLAVCADAAVCADAAWTPLGAGVTDDDGRLGDLVAEGALRAGVHRMTFHTGEWFAAEQADSFYPEVSVVFEVRDPGGHYHVPLLVSPFGYSTYRGS; encoded by the coding sequence ATGAGCGCGGTCACCACCCACGTCCTGGACACGGCCCGCGGCCGCCCGGCGGCCGGCATGCGGGTCACCTTGGCGGTGTGCGCCGACGCTGCGGTGTGCGCCGACGCTGCCTGGACGCCACTGGGCGCCGGGGTCACCGACGACGACGGCCGGCTCGGTGACCTCGTCGCCGAGGGCGCGCTCCGGGCCGGGGTGCACCGCATGACGTTCCACACCGGGGAGTGGTTCGCCGCGGAGCAGGCAGACAGCTTCTACCCGGAGGTGAGCGTCGTGTTCGAGGTCCGCGACCCGGGTGGCCACTACCATGTCCCGCTGCTGGTCAGCCCCTTTGGCTACAGCACCTACCGGGGGAGCTGA